The DNA segment TGCAAGAGCAAGGAAGACAATAAAACATCGCTTCATGATGATAGCATTACATAGAGAGATAAAATTAAAGAGGAGCAAACTCTCCGCATCTCCTCAAAACAGAACATTTTATATTGCGAAACAAATGAGATTGCTCATTTTTCGAAGACAAGACGAAACGAGAAGTGGGCTATAGATAACCGTCCAGCTGCGGCTGCTCCGCGGAAGGAGTCGTTCTGGGCCGGGTATCGTGCGGACGGGCATACCCCTCCTCATGGCGGGTGGCCACAGCCGCACTCGCGAGCGTGCGGACGAGCAAGACCTGAGCACAACGGATAAATATCTGCTACCTACAGGTTCTGGAGGGGGGGCGGGTGAGAGTAGATAGGCGCAGGTTTGGCCCACTACCCCTCCAGGTGGCGTTCGCTGTGGTAGCTGCTGCGTACCAGCGGGCCGCTCTCCACATACTTCAGGCCCTTGCGTAGGCCCACCGTACGGTAGTGGTCAAACATCTCTGGGGTTATAAACTCCTCCACCGGCAGGTGCATCTTGGTGGGCTGCAGGTACTGGCCCAGCGTCATCACGTCGCAGCCATGTGCCACCAGGTCATCCATTATCTCATACACCTCTTCGGGTGTTTCGCCCAGGCCCACCATAATTCCGCTCTTGGTGCGCAGCCCGGCCTGTTTGGTACGGCGTATCTGCTCCAGGCTACGCTCATAGCGGGCCTGCGGGCGCACCCTGCGGTACAGGCGCTTCACGGTTTCCATGTTATGGCTCACCACATTGGGGCGTTCGGCCAGCACCAGCTCCAGGGCATCCCATTTGGCCTTGAAGTCGGGGATGAGTGTTTCCATCGTCAGTCCCGGGTTCAGCCGGTAGCTCTCGCGCACGGTGGCGGCCCAGATGCTGGCCCCCCCGTCTTTCAGCTCATCGCGGTTCACACTGGTAATCACTGCGTGCTTTACGCCCATCTGCCGGATGGCCTCGGCCACACGTATCGGCTCTTCTTCGTCAAACTCGGTGGGCCTGCCAGTAGCCACGGCGCAGAAGGAGCACCCCCGCGTGCATACATTGCCCAGGATCATGAAGGTAGCAGTACCCTCGCCCCAGCACTCGCCCATATTAGGGCAGCGCGCACTCTCGCACACCGTGTGCAGCTGCTGCTTGTCTACTATGCTCCGCACACTACGATACTGGTCTCCGTAGGGCAGCTTTACACGCAACCAGTCTGGCCGTTTCAGGCTTTCCGTATTCTTTATGCTGGGTACTACCGGTAGCTCTATCATCTTGTGCAGGCTTATGTACAAAGTTCGTAAGATCTGTCTTCACCTACAAACAGCAGTATGGATAAGTAGGTTTCGGCTGAGGCATACACCAAACACCTGCCCGCGAGTACTCGGTAAGCCCGCTGCTCGAAAAAGCATCGTGGAGATCCGGTTGGATCCTGAATCTCCACGCTGCTATACGCTTAACCTCATCTGTCAACCCTGCGGCAGAGAACTCCAAGTTGACTTTACTTGGATTCCTCTTTCTTCTCTCCCGACTTTTCGCCGGAGCCACCCTTCTTCTTTTTGGCGGTACCCGACTTGGCGTGGGTTATCTTTATCTCATCCTCGCTGCCCAGGTCTACGGTAATGGTGTCGCTTTCGGCTACATTCACATTCAGCAGCTCATCGGCAATGGGATCTTCTACATACTTCTGGATTGCGCGGTTCAGGGGACGCGCACCATACTGCTGGTCGAAGCCCTTTTCGGCGAGGAAGTCCTTCATCCGGTCGGTTACTTCTACGGTGTAGCCCATTTCCTCTATGCGGCGGGTTA comes from the Bacteroidota bacterium genome and includes:
- the lipA gene encoding lipoyl synthase — encoded protein: MIELPVVPSIKNTESLKRPDWLRVKLPYGDQYRSVRSIVDKQQLHTVCESARCPNMGECWGEGTATFMILGNVCTRGCSFCAVATGRPTEFDEEEPIRVAEAIRQMGVKHAVITSVNRDELKDGGASIWAATVRESYRLNPGLTMETLIPDFKAKWDALELVLAERPNVVSHNMETVKRLYRRVRPQARYERSLEQIRRTKQAGLRTKSGIMVGLGETPEEVYEIMDDLVAHGCDVMTLGQYLQPTKMHLPVEEFITPEMFDHYRTVGLRKGLKYVESGPLVRSSYHSERHLEG